CCGCAGGACCACTCCATGGCCGACCCCCGCCGCGTCGAATTCGGTGATTTCCTCCGTTCCCGCCGCGAAAAGCTGTCGCCGAAGAACGTGGGCCTTCCCGCGGGCCAGAGGCGGCGCACCGCGGGGCTGCGGCGCGAGGAGGTGGCGCAGCTCGCCGGCATCGGGGTCGACTGGTACATCCGCCTCGAGCAGGGGCGCACCGTCAGCCCGTCGGTCACGACGGTCGATGCGCTGGCGCGCGCGTTGCGGCTGAGCAAGACCGAGCATGCGCATCTCAAGGACCTCGCGCGCGATGGCGATCGGCGTCCCTTTGTCCGGGAAGTGGTGCCGCCGGCCATTCGGCGCCTGGTCGAGAGCCTGCCGCATCCGGCCTACATCACGGGCAGGCGCTGGGACGTGCTGGCCTGGAACGAGGCCGCCGAGGAGATCTTCGCGTTCGGCCGGCTGCCGGAAGAGGATCGCAACACGCTGCTGTTGATGATGACCAACAAGAAGACCCGGAAATCCTACGGGGCAGGCTGGGCTGACGTCGCCAAGCGCATGGTCGCGATGTTTCGCGCCAGCCACGACGTCTGGGCCGGCGATCCCGCCTTTGCCGAATTGCTGACGCGCCTGCGCGCAGGTAGTCCCGAGTTCGTCAAATGGTGGGGCGCGCACGAGGTGCACGGCACCTTGTCGGGCCGCAAGACCATGACCCATCCGACCAAGGGCGTGCTGCATTTCGAGCACGCCAGCTTTCAGGCCAATGACGATCCGGCACTGAAGCTCGTGATCTACACGCCGGTGTGAGTCCGGCAACCAAGGTTTAACTCACTGCGCGAAATCTTGCAGGCCGCCGAGGGCTTCCTTGCAACGTGCCGCGAACGCCATCAGGTAGCCGCCAATCTCCTTGGCAAGATCGTCGCCGGGCTCGAGGTCCTGCAGGCTCATGTTGATGGCATAGACCGGCAGGCTCTCGACGACGATCGGCGTGGCGACGGCGAGCACGCCTGGCTGCCAGGAGGCGGCACAATAGCCTTCGCGTCTGACGGCGCGAATTGACTTCTGCACGTCGGCGACCAGCGCCCTGGTTGCGGCGGCACTGCGTCGCCTGAACTGCGCGATCAGCCTGTCGCGTTCGCTGTCCGGGATGCCTGCGAGATAGGCGCGGCCCAGCGAGGTCAGCTCCATCGGAACCTGCTGGCCGGCGACGATGCTGCGCAACGTCGGGCGCGGATTGTAGCGAATGGATTCCAGGTAGACCATCATTGCGCGGTCGGCGGTCGCGAGACCGACGTTCAACTTGCGCCGCGTCGATTCAGCCCGCATCAGGGGACCGAGGACTTTGAGCGCCGGAGAGCCCATGCGAACGGCGTGGCCAAGGCTGAGAACCGCGGCCGCCAGCCGATAATTCCGCTCCGCTCGGATCTCGTCGAGCATGCCGAAAGCGACCAGCGTCTTGGTTAGGCGGCTGACGGTGGAGCGGGGTAGGCCGGTGCGTTCGGCGATCTCGCCGTTGCCGAGCGTGTCGACGCCGGGCCGGAAGGCGCGCAGGATTTCGATGCCTCTTTCCAGCGACCTGTTGCCGTTCGCGCCGCCGGAATACTGCCGTGGCAAGGCCATGTCGGCTCCTCAAGCTCATTCCATCCAGTGGAAATGACCGATATTCGCTTTTATGGCAGTCCGGTATAGAGGCAAGCAATAAATCAGAACCAAGTCCCGTCGGGAGTACGAAACGCAATGTCTGAAGACCCGCTGAGGTAACCGTCCGGCGCGATCCGCTCCGCGGCTTCGACAAGCCAGACTTCGGTCTGGAACGAAATCTCGCTTATCCCCCAGGCGCTACGCGCCGAGACACCCGGGTCGGTATCTGCCGACACGGCCGAAATGACGCGTCCTTCGTGATGAACATTGGGCGCCCCGGTGCAGAACAAGGCTCGTACATGACTTATCAACTGATCGAATTCTCCGTTGCGTCAGGCGTTGCCACGATCGTGCTGGACAGGCCTGATCGCCGCAACGCCATGAGCGACGAGATGCGCTCCGAATTCGTGGATGCGCTGCAGCGCGTTGCCGCCGATGGTGCGATCCGGGCGCTGGTCCTGACTGGACGCGGCAGCGCGTTTTGCGCTGGCGGTGATATCAGCGGGATGAAGCGGCGCCTGGACGCACCGCAAGGTGAGGTCGCGTTCAACGGTTGGAGCAGGCAACAAGGCGTGCACCGCGCACAAACCCTGTTGCTCAACCTTCCCAAGCCCACCATCGCGGCGGTGAACGGAGCCGCGGCTGGTCTTGGCGCCGATACCGCCCTCGCGTGCGATTTCCTGATCGGCTCGGAGCGCTCGAAACTCACTTGGTCCTACATCAGGCGCGGATTGATCCCGGATGGCGGCGGCCTGTACTTTCTGCCGCGGAGGGTCGGCCTTGCGAAGGCGAAGGAGCTGATCTTCACGGGCCGTATGGTCGAAGCCGAGGAAGCGCTTGCGCTTGGCATTCTCGATCGCAAGGTGGCTGCCAGCGAGCTGCTTCCCGCTGCACAAGCCTGGGCCGCAGAGCTGGCACTGGCGTCACCGACGGCGCTGGCGTTGGGCAAGGGTATTCTCAACCAGACGTTCGAGCGATCGGCCCACGAGATCTTCGGTCTCGGCAGTCAGGCGCAAGCGATCTGCTATACCAGCGCCGAGCACCGTGATGCGGTGGTGGCGTTCCTGTCCAAATCCTCTGGAAAGGAATGATGTCATGAACGCGATCGCCCGCCTCATTCGTCCGCGGAGCGTTGCGGTGATCGGCGCGTCCGCCGACCCCGCAAAGACGTCGGGACGACCGGTGTCGTTCCTGCAAAAGCATGGCTTTGCCGGCGCGATATATCCCGTCAACCCAAAGGTTGAACGTATCGCCGGACTCATGTGCTATCCGGAGGTCGCCGCGCTTCCTGCCGTGCCCGATGTCGGCATCGTTCTCTTGGGGGCGGAACGCGCGCATCTTGCCGTGCGAGAGCTCTCCCAGCGCGGCGCTGCCGCCGCGATCGTTCTTGCCAGCGGCTACACCGAAACCGGCGCAGAGGGGGCGCTGCGCCAGAGGCAGCTCATCGAGGCTGCCGGTGCGATGCGGCTCCTCGGCCCCAATACCATCGGGCTCGTCAACCTGACCGACAACATCGTCCTCTCTGCCTCGGGCGCGTTGGCGATGGATCATTTCACCGCCGGCTCGATCGGAGTGGTGTCGCAAAGCGGAGGAATCCTCGGGGCGCTGCTCTCGCGCGCCGCCGCGCGCGGGATCGGGCTGTCGAAGCTGGTATCAACCAGCAACGAGGCTGATCTGGAGCTTTCGGACTTCATTGAATTTCTTGCGGCGGACGAGGCGACCCGCGTGATCGCGCTCTACATCGAGGCGATCCGTCATCCGCTCCGCTTCCGCGAAGCGGTGCGCAAGGCACGGCAGGCAGGCAAGCCTGTTGTGGCATTCAAGATCGGTCGCTCGGAAGCCGGCGCGAAGGCAGCCGTGTCGCACACTGGCGCTCTCGCCGGATCGGACCGGATGTACGACGCCCTGTTCCGTCAGCTCGGCGTGCTCAGGGCGCAGACGTTTGAGGAACTGCTCGATATTCCGGCGGCCCTTGCCGCCGGCAGGATGCTCACCGGCAAGCGCGTGGCGATCCTCACATCGACCGGGGGTGCCGGGACGATCGTCTCCGACAGCCTCGGCGTCGCCGGGTTCGAGACGCCTGCGCCCGACGGCGAGACCGCGGCCCAGCTCAGATCGCTGCAATCCGGGTCCCACGCCAATCTCGACCGCAACCCGGTCGACCTGACCCTGGCTGGCCTCGAACCGGACGTGCTGCGAGGAGCCATCCGTGCCCTGCTGGCCAGCCCGTCCTATGATGCGCTGACTGTCATTGCGGGGTCGTCGGCAGTCGGCTCACCCGCGCTGCTTGCCGATGCCATCCGTGATTGTCTGCCGATGTCCGGCAAGCCGATCATCGCCTATGTCAGTCCGCACGCGCCGAATGTCGGGTCGGCTCTCACGGCGCAAGGTGTGCCGGCCTACACATCGGCGGAAAGCTGTGCGTCCGCGCTCTCCGGCCTGCTGAGGGCATCGCAGCCGTTGCAGAGCGACGTCGTCGTGGGCGCTGCAAACCATGTCGATGTCAGCGATATCCCCGCGGGCTCGCTCGACGAGGCCGCTGCAAAGGCGCTCTTTGCCAGGTTCGGCATTCCCACGGTCGCAGAGCGGGTCGTCCAGACGCCGGCCGAGGCGGAGGCGGCGGCGCGCGAGCTCGGCGGCAAGGTCGTGCTCAAAATCCTCTCCGGCGAGATCACGCACAAGAGCGACGTGGGTGGCGTCGCCCTCAATCTCACGCCCGAAACCATCGGTCGTCGGCTGGCGCGCATGGCTGAAGATGTGGAAGCCGCGACCGGCCAGCGGCCGCAACGCTTCCTCGTGCAGGAAATGGTCTCTGGTGGCACCGAGTTGATTCTGGGGTTGCACCGCGATCCGCTAGGAACGGCCGTTCTGCTCGGCATGGGCGGTGTCACCGCGGAGCTGTTCCAGGATACGACCATGCGCCTCCTGCCGGCGCAGGGCGGATTGAGCCGCGAGGATGCGCGCTCAATGCTGCGTGAGCTCAAGACCAGGCCGCTGCTGGACGGATTCAGAGGACGACCAAAAGCCGACGTCGAGGCTGTTGTCTCGACCGTCGTGGCCTTCTCGGAGATGGCGGCAGCGCTCGGCGGGCGCCTGATCGAGGCCGAGATCAATCCGGTGTTCGCCTTGGCGGCCGGACAGGGCGTGCGGGCCGCTGATGGCGTTGCGGTGCTTGGACCAGCCGGGCCGGTCTGATCAAGCCCGGCGCTCGCCGATATCGAAAAAACATGGAGGATATGCATGTCGACACTGGTTCATGCCGGGTCCGCGACGACCGAGGTCAGCGCCAGGAAATTGCTGAGCGTTCTGATCGGCCTTGCGATCATGACCGCCATCATCATGGCGCCGTCGCCCGCCGGTCTTTCGCTTGCCGGGCAGCGTGTCATCGCCGTGATGGTCTTCGTGGTGCTGATGTGGATCACCGAGGCCATTCCGTACGGCGTCAGCGCGGTTGCGCTTGTGCTTCTGCTGATACTGGCTCTCGGGTTTTCACCTGCCGCGAACGGGGTTGGGCCAATCCTTGGAACGGCAAAGGCCATCCCGCTTGCGCTGAGTGGGTTCTCGAACGGCGGCTGGCTGTTCGTCGCGGCAGGGCTTGCAATGGCCGCAGCAATTACGAGCACGGGTCTCGAGAAGCGCGTTGCCTATCTGATCCTGAAGCTGGTCGGTGCAAAGACCCATGCGATCATGCTCGGGATCATCCTGACCGCATTTGCACTCACCTTCTTCATTCCATCGGTGATTGCGCGCGCTGCAACGCTGGTTCCGATCGTAATCGGATTGACGGAGGCTTTTGGTCTGCCGCGCAGCAGCCAGATCGGCAAGGCAATGTTGCTGCTGGCGGGCATTCTGCCATCCGTGACCGGGGTCGGTGTCCTCACGGGCGCGGCGCCCAATCCGGTGATGGTCAACTTCCTCACCGGCGCCGGCCAAATCCAGGTCAGTTATGTCGACTGGTTGATCTACCTTTTCCCGTACACTGTGGTGTTTTCCGGTGCGCTCTATGTTCTGGTGACCCGGCTTTTCAAATTTGAATTCACAGAATTGCCGGGAGGGAGCGACTACGTCTCCGCGCGGATCGCGGAATTAGGGCCGATGTCGAGCCTTGAAAAGAGAGCGTCAGCGATCATGGTGGTGACGATCCTGCTCTGGGCGACTGACAAGATACACCACGTCGAGGCGTCCGCCATTTCGGTTTTCTGCGTGCTGCTGCTCGTTTTGCCAGGCGTCGGCGTTACCACCTGCAATGACCTCTACAAGCGGATCGACTGGAATTCGATCCTGTTGTTCGGCGCGGGCATCTCGATGGCCGAGATGCTGTCCAAGACCGGAGGGGCGGCCTGGTTGGCGAAGGTCGCGTTCGTCGAGTCGGGGATGGGGGAGTTGTCGGTTACAGCGCTCGCGATCATGATCTTCGTCGTCGTGTTCTTCGTTCGCTTTTGCTTTACCAGCATCACGTCGTGTCTCACCGCGATCACACCTGCGATCATCGGCTTTCTGGTATCTCTGAATAATCCCGCGCTGCCAATCGTCGGTATCGTGCTCGGTGTCGCCCTGATCGCGCAGTGCCTCTCGATCATTCCCGTGACCTCGGCCCCAGCCATGATCGCTTATGGCGCGGGCGGTTTCACGACGCGGGACATGATGCGCCTGGGCCTGCCGCTCGCGGCCATCATGTATGGCTTGATCGTGCTGTTCATGTTCACCTATTGGCCGCTCGTCGGTCTTTGGACGTGAACACGCCGGTGTAGGACGTCGCCTCGTCCAAATTAGGTGCCACGAACTTGCGTCCTACGCCGGCAGGCGGGTAAATCCGTCCGCGCTCCAGCCTTCGGTGCCGACGCCATGATGCACAAAGAACAGTCCATCCGGATCGTAGCGCCGCTTGATGTCCAGCAGCCGTTGATAGTTCGGGCCCCACAACGCATTCTGCCAGTCTGATTGAAAATAATCGCACTCGTTGACATACACGCCGGCGTTCGGCGCCGCGGTGCGCAGCGCCTGCATCGCGGCGTTCACGCGGTCTCGATGCACCTTGGCGAGATCGGGATCGGGCGTGGCAAGGCCGCCGAAAGTGGTCGGGCCGGCGGCTGCGATGATGGCAAGAGCGAACGCGTCGAACGCGTCCGGATGCGTCGCCGTATTTCTTGCTTTTGCGATCACATCAGGCGATGCACCGAACAAGCCCTTGTTGAAATGCAGGCCGACCGTCCAGTGCCGGCTTGCGCCGAACAACGCGTCGACGAGGAGAGTTCGGCTTTGCTGGCTGAGGAGCGAACTTGGCAACCAGGCCGATGTGTAGGCGTGCCAGAAGGCGCCGACCTGCTCACCATCGCCCTTCCACCAATAATCGGTCCACGGCGCGCCAGAACGTCCATCGAAGTTGGCCGCGGAGCGGGCGAACAGGCGATAAAGCCAACCGTTCCAGAAATAGCGGGCGGGCACGCCCACGACTTCAATCGAGTCCTTGCCGCCGAAATCGTCAGGGTTGGCCGCAACGAAATCGAGCAGGGGCTTGAAAGCTGCACGCGCTTCGTCCGTTGTCAGTCCCTGGAAGACCATGCGAATTTCGAGACGGTTGTCGGGATACAATCGAACCTGTTCGCCCCAATGCGGATTGCACAGGCTCGTCGCGCAAAACGCGACGAAGCGGGCCAAGAGCTTGCGGTAGGCGTCGTCGGAGCGTGCGCGTAAGGTGACGTTGACCGCACCGACAGATGTGGGCAGCGGATGGGTCGCGAGCGTCAGCCGCGTGGTGACGCCGAAAGTGCCGCCGCCTCCGCCCTTCAGCGCCCAGAACAATTCAGGCTCGCGCGCTTCGTTGACCACACGAATTTCGCCGTCGGCCGTCACGATCTCGGCCTCGAGCAGGCTCGCCGCCGCCGTACCAAATCCCTTGGAAAAGTTGCCAAATCCGCCGCCCTGCACCAGACCCGCGACACCAACGGTGGTGCAGCCGCCACCTTGAACGTATCGCCCGGCGCCGGTGGCCGCCTGGTAGGCGTGAAGCCACATGCAACCGGCGCCCGCTGTGATAGCCGGAACCGGCTTGGAGCTTGAGCCTTGGGGAATGAAACCGTCATGAACGGTGATGGCGTCCATCTTGCGGGTCCACAACATCAGCGAATCCGGCGCACAGGAGGCGCCAAAATAGCTGTGACCGCGGCCTTTCACGACGAGGCGCAAATTGTGCACCTTGGCGAAGCGCACAGCCGCGACGACGTCCGCCGAGCTTTCCGCCGCGACCATGTAGGCGCTGGGCTCGGAGCGCCAGGCCTCGAACCAGCCGGAACTTTCCGTCAGACCGGGTTGATCGCCGATGTAGAACGGATTCGCCAGGAGCTGTTTCGCCTCAGCCGGGGCGAGTTTCGGCGGTGTCACGCGCGTGAGGCGTCCCGACGTTGCTCGGTTCAACGCCGACCAGTCCGCATCCGAAGGCCAGCCCACCTGGCCCGGCCGCGGGCGGCTTGTGGCGGCCATGTCCGCTTGCGGCGCGCCAAGGGCCGGGCTCGCGGCCAGGGAGAGAGCAGTAGCTAGAAAGTGGCGACGATTCATTCCCG
This genomic interval from Bradyrhizobium guangzhouense contains the following:
- a CDS encoding FAD-binding oxidoreductase, producing the protein MTPPKLAPAEAKQLLANPFYIGDQPGLTESSGWFEAWRSEPSAYMVAAESSADVVAAVRFAKVHNLRLVVKGRGHSYFGASCAPDSLMLWTRKMDAITVHDGFIPQGSSSKPVPAITAGAGCMWLHAYQAATGAGRYVQGGGCTTVGVAGLVQGGGFGNFSKGFGTAAASLLEAEIVTADGEIRVVNEAREPELFWALKGGGGGTFGVTTRLTLATHPLPTSVGAVNVTLRARSDDAYRKLLARFVAFCATSLCNPHWGEQVRLYPDNRLEIRMVFQGLTTDEARAAFKPLLDFVAANPDDFGGKDSIEVVGVPARYFWNGWLYRLFARSAANFDGRSGAPWTDYWWKGDGEQVGAFWHAYTSAWLPSSLLSQQSRTLLVDALFGASRHWTVGLHFNKGLFGASPDVIAKARNTATHPDAFDAFALAIIAAAGPTTFGGLATPDPDLAKVHRDRVNAAMQALRTAAPNAGVYVNECDYFQSDWQNALWGPNYQRLLDIKRRYDPDGLFFVHHGVGTEGWSADGFTRLPA
- a CDS encoding acetate--CoA ligase family protein → MNAIARLIRPRSVAVIGASADPAKTSGRPVSFLQKHGFAGAIYPVNPKVERIAGLMCYPEVAALPAVPDVGIVLLGAERAHLAVRELSQRGAAAAIVLASGYTETGAEGALRQRQLIEAAGAMRLLGPNTIGLVNLTDNIVLSASGALAMDHFTAGSIGVVSQSGGILGALLSRAAARGIGLSKLVSTSNEADLELSDFIEFLAADEATRVIALYIEAIRHPLRFREAVRKARQAGKPVVAFKIGRSEAGAKAAVSHTGALAGSDRMYDALFRQLGVLRAQTFEELLDIPAALAAGRMLTGKRVAILTSTGGAGTIVSDSLGVAGFETPAPDGETAAQLRSLQSGSHANLDRNPVDLTLAGLEPDVLRGAIRALLASPSYDALTVIAGSSAVGSPALLADAIRDCLPMSGKPIIAYVSPHAPNVGSALTAQGVPAYTSAESCASALSGLLRASQPLQSDVVVGAANHVDVSDIPAGSLDEAAAKALFARFGIPTVAERVVQTPAEAEAAARELGGKVVLKILSGEITHKSDVGGVALNLTPETIGRRLARMAEDVEAATGQRPQRFLVQEMVSGGTELILGLHRDPLGTAVLLGMGGVTAELFQDTTMRLLPAQGGLSREDARSMLRELKTRPLLDGFRGRPKADVEAVVSTVVAFSEMAAALGGRLIEAEINPVFALAAGQGVRAADGVAVLGPAGPV
- a CDS encoding IclR family transcriptional regulator, with protein sequence MALPRQYSGGANGNRSLERGIEILRAFRPGVDTLGNGEIAERTGLPRSTVSRLTKTLVAFGMLDEIRAERNYRLAAAVLSLGHAVRMGSPALKVLGPLMRAESTRRKLNVGLATADRAMMVYLESIRYNPRPTLRSIVAGQQVPMELTSLGRAYLAGIPDSERDRLIAQFRRRSAAATRALVADVQKSIRAVRREGYCAASWQPGVLAVATPIVVESLPVYAINMSLQDLEPGDDLAKEIGGYLMAFAARCKEALGGLQDFAQ
- a CDS encoding SLC13 family permease; the protein is MSTLVHAGSATTEVSARKLLSVLIGLAIMTAIIMAPSPAGLSLAGQRVIAVMVFVVLMWITEAIPYGVSAVALVLLLILALGFSPAANGVGPILGTAKAIPLALSGFSNGGWLFVAAGLAMAAAITSTGLEKRVAYLILKLVGAKTHAIMLGIILTAFALTFFIPSVIARAATLVPIVIGLTEAFGLPRSSQIGKAMLLLAGILPSVTGVGVLTGAAPNPVMVNFLTGAGQIQVSYVDWLIYLFPYTVVFSGALYVLVTRLFKFEFTELPGGSDYVSARIAELGPMSSLEKRASAIMVVTILLWATDKIHHVEASAISVFCVLLLVLPGVGVTTCNDLYKRIDWNSILLFGAGISMAEMLSKTGGAAWLAKVAFVESGMGELSVTALAIMIFVVVFFVRFCFTSITSCLTAITPAIIGFLVSLNNPALPIVGIVLGVALIAQCLSIIPVTSAPAMIAYGAGGFTTRDMMRLGLPLAAIMYGLIVLFMFTYWPLVGLWT
- a CDS encoding helix-turn-helix transcriptional regulator, which gives rise to MADPRRVEFGDFLRSRREKLSPKNVGLPAGQRRRTAGLRREEVAQLAGIGVDWYIRLEQGRTVSPSVTTVDALARALRLSKTEHAHLKDLARDGDRRPFVREVVPPAIRRLVESLPHPAYITGRRWDVLAWNEAAEEIFAFGRLPEEDRNTLLLMMTNKKTRKSYGAGWADVAKRMVAMFRASHDVWAGDPAFAELLTRLRAGSPEFVKWWGAHEVHGTLSGRKTMTHPTKGVLHFEHASFQANDDPALKLVIYTPV
- a CDS encoding enoyl-CoA hydratase/isomerase family protein, whose translation is MTYQLIEFSVASGVATIVLDRPDRRNAMSDEMRSEFVDALQRVAADGAIRALVLTGRGSAFCAGGDISGMKRRLDAPQGEVAFNGWSRQQGVHRAQTLLLNLPKPTIAAVNGAAAGLGADTALACDFLIGSERSKLTWSYIRRGLIPDGGGLYFLPRRVGLAKAKELIFTGRMVEAEEALALGILDRKVAASELLPAAQAWAAELALASPTALALGKGILNQTFERSAHEIFGLGSQAQAICYTSAEHRDAVVAFLSKSSGKE